From one Lolium rigidum isolate FL_2022 chromosome 4, APGP_CSIRO_Lrig_0.1, whole genome shotgun sequence genomic stretch:
- the LOC124705635 gene encoding protein EXECUTER 1, chloroplastic-like, whose protein sequence is MASVHTAPRAPLPATGPSSSSPPSHPNPSRFLAARRLRVRRLAGAAPTRRASDAASAFRCGARSPGADSGGERRRGWDALFHGAFQGAVRRWSEYVGSRWPSAPASKEAGPGKRAESSRQPEEKVEEDGEGREVGDEEGKWSWERWKQHFALIQESEGLVDELQLQLRTAVYREDYRSAHKLKLAIIATSRNDTVGRAISDLHRAISEERYMDAAHIRDHAGAGLLGWWSGISGSLSDPYGLIIRISAEHGRYVAKSYDIRQLGSDGHGFPIFEIYFAEANGGYNLQAVHLKPDASDSDQLPNMLSGKIDINSMNISSSSLGAKHEEHDEGINMDDQSSDDSDVAAGPAGLKNLSNDSPPVPRIKILKVAPMENINQDYIIKIFDQMSEEDDENDDAEIENESSQDIGDEDNNEEAEIISAEENNNESGEESDIEALLSIGIEIENGKEFASQSSPKTFERMPAKLDKRDRFSFSFYTEQSSKKPDAERAQQIPKKRVGFRTIEQDGDLKFDRVKLAGGNRKLPILQLGLKQHNNNVQPKLYGVTHFSRIQMPISSDPLSGLYETASGFDSEVLSLQRKFGQWQEDDSPEEHVDLKFYEYVEAVKLTGDNLVPAGQVVFRAKVGKHYLLPHKGIIPRELGVVARYKGQRRIADAGFQNPRWVDGELLILDGKFIRDGPVIAFFYWTSNLHLFEFFRRLSLPD, encoded by the exons atggCGTCCGTCCACACCGCGCCTCGCGCGCCGCTACCCGCCACggggccctcctcgtcctcgccgccgtcgcACCCGAACCCTAGCCGATTcctcgccgcgcgccgcctccgcgTCCGCCGCCTGGCGGGCGCCGCGCCGACGCGCCGCGCTTCCGACGCGGCCTCCGCGTTCCGCTGCGGCGCGCGCAGCCCCGGCGCCGACTCCGGCGGCGAGCGCCGCCGAGGCTGGGACGCGCTCTTCCACGGCGCCTTCCAGGGAGCCGTGCGCCGGTGGAGCGAGTACGTCGGCAGCCGCTGGCCCTCGGCGCCCGCCTCCAAGGAGGCCGGCCCGGGGAAGAGGGCGGAGAGCTCTCGCCAGccggaggagaaggtggaggaagaCGGCGAGGGCAGGGAGGTGGGGGACGAAGAGGGGAAGTGGAGCTGGGAGAGGTGGAAGCAGCACTTTGCTCTTATTCAGGAGAGCGAGGGCCTTGTTGATGAACTGCAG CTACAACTCCGTACTGCTGTGTATAGAGAAGACTATAGGAGTGCTCATAAACTGAAGTTGGCTATTATTGCTACATCAAGAAATGATACTGTTGGCAGAGCAATATCTGACTTACAT AGGGCCATATCAGAGGAGCGTTATATGGATGCAGCTCATATTAGAGACCACGCTGGTGCCGGACTG TTGGGATGGTGGTCTGGAATTTCCGGAAGTTTGTCTGATCCATATGGTCTTATAATTCGTATAAGCGCTGAACATGGACGTTACGTTGCAAAAAGTTACGATATCAG gcaGCTGGGTTCAGATGgtcatggtttccctatattcgaAATTTATTTTGCAGAGGCAAATGGAGGATACAACCTGCAG GCAGTGCATCTGAAACCAGATGCCAGTGATTCAGACCAGTTGCCAAATATGTTGAGTGGAAAGATAGACATCAACAGTATGAACATTTCTAGTAGTTCCTTAGGGGCTAAGCATGAGGAACACGACGAAGGCATAAATATGGACGATCAAAGTAGTGATGACAGTGACGTTGCTGCTGGGCCAGCTGGTTTGAAGAATTTGTCAAACGATTCACCTCCAGTTCCCAGGATCAAAATATTGAAAGTGGCACCTATGGAAAATATCAACCAAGACTATATAATTAAAATCTTCGACCAGATGTCAGAGGAAGATGATGAAAATGATGATGCTGAGATCGAAAATGAATCTTCACAAGATATTGGTGATGAAGATAACAATGAAGAAGCAGAAATAATTTCAGCAGAAGAGAATAATAATGAGTCTGGCGAGGAAAGTGATATTGAAGCCCTACTATCAATAGGAATTGAAATTGAGAACGGCAAGGAATTTGCTTCTCAGTCATCACCTAAAACCTTTGAACGTATGCCTGCTAAATTAGACAAGAGAGACCGCTTTTCATTCTCCTTCTATACTGAACAGTCGAGTAAAAAGCCAGATGCAGAAAGGGCTCAGCAGATTCCGAAGAAGCGAGTTGGCTTCCGTACCATTGAACAGGATGGTGATCTAAAGTTTGATCGTGTAAAGTTGGCTGGGGGCAACAGGAAACTACCG ATATTGCAACTTGGTCTTAAGCAACACAATAACAATGTTCAGCCAAAACTATATGGAGTTACCCACTTCAGCCGTATTCAGATGCCTATCTCTTCCGACCCTCTTAGTG GCTTATATGAGACTGCATCTGGATTCGACTCAGAAGTCCTTAGTTTACAACGGAAATTCGGTCAATGGCAGGAGGATGATTCACCTGAGGAGCATGTGGATCTTAAATTTTACGAGTACGTCGAAGCTGTCAAATTGACTGGGGACAATCTTGTACCAGCGGGTCAG GTTGTCTTCCGTGCAAAAGTTGGCAAACACTATCTGCTCCCTCATAAGGGAATCATCCCTAGAGAACTCGGAGTG GTTGCTAGGTATAAGGGGCAGAGGAGAATTGCAGATGCTGGTTTCCAAAATCCTCGGTGGGTTGATGGTGAGCTTTTGATACTAGATGGAAAg TTCATCAGAGATGGTCCTGTGATAGCTTTCTTTTACTGGACATCAAATCTCCATCTTTTTGAATTCTTTAGGCGGCTGAGTCTTCCTGACTAG